TTTGTAGGCTTCATCCGTATTGGGAAAGTGCTGGCCGATGTCCCCTAACGCCGCTGCCCCAAGCAGGGCATCCATGAGGGCATGAAGCAAAACGTCCGCGTCGGAGTATCCAAGAAGACCTCTCTCCGCAGGGATGTCCACTCCGCCGAGGATGAGTTTTCGGCCCTCGACCAGGCGGTGCGAGTCATAGCCTATTCCCACACGTAGTTGGTCAATCATAGTTCTCTCCCATCAGTTCCCACGGTGTGGGAATAGACTGGTATCGGCGTATCGGGGTAACGGGGTATCGGGGCAAAAGCAAAACCACTCATCTCACCTGCCGAAAAACCGACTATTTCCATAACTACCGCACTCCCTTACCGTTTTCTCTACACTCTACACACTGCACTCTACACTCCATAGTCAAGGCGTCGAGCCTTGAATCTGGATGATCCCCCTGACAAGTTCAAGATCATCCAAGGTGGTAATTTTAATATTTCTCTCCTCACCGGGGACTATGCGCACTTCGTGTCCCATCTGCTCGATAAGGGAGGCATCGTCGGTGACCTCCCACCTCTCCTTGCGGGCCCTGCGGTGGGCAGAAACGATAAGATCCCGATGAAAAGCCTGGGGGGTCTGGGCGCGGTAGAGCCTCGTCCGGTCCACCGTTCCTGAAACGGTTTCACCACCGTCAATGGACTCCTTGAGCGTATCCGTGATGGGGATGGCCGCAATAGCGGCGCCCCACTTTGCTGCGGCTTCCAGAACCTCGTGGATCAGTTTTGCGCTGACCAGGGGCCGCGCCCCGTCGTGGATAAGGACAAGGTCTCTCTCCGGAGGCGCGGCGGCCACAAGAATGTCAGCTGTCTGTTGTCGTTTTTCACCCCCGGCGATGACTTTAACCTTGTCAGCAAGACCCAGCTTTTCCACTATCTCGCCGCCAGCTAACGCCACCTCGTTGGGCCGCACAGCCACTGTCAGCCGATCGATAAAAGGACTTGCCAACAGAGACTCGATGGTCATCGCGATGAGAGGTTTGCCTGCGACGTCCACGTATGCCTTGCTGTAACCCAGGCCCATACGGATGGCCGACCCCCCCGCGGGAACGATGGTGTAAACACGACCTAGCATGAGTCCATGCTCCAGGACCACCGGCAGTCCAAAGACCAAAGTCCAAAGACCAAAGTAAGGCTGTTTAGTGCCAAACAGGCACAAGTAACTCTTTGGACCTTGGGCTTGGAACCTTGGGCTATCGCGATTGCCGCGCTCAAAACAGCTCCTCCTGCCCATCTGACTTCCCCGTGTCTCCGCGTCCCCGAGTCCCCGTGTCCTGGTCTTCTTCGCCCTGCGCCCTGCGCCCTGCGCCCTGTTCTTGCTCTTCCCCACCGTTCTCCGTGTCTCCGGGTCTCCGGGTCTCCGTGTCCGGACGATCGTTTCTGTAAAGAAACGATCGTCTCAGTCCTCTCACAAAAGCCTCTTCTGTACCCGGTTCCTCTCCAGCCGACTTCACCATGTCCAGCTTAGCGTCCAGGTCGTCGGCAAAGTGGACTACCAGGGCCTCGGCGGTAACCGGTGTTTTTGGGGAGCCGAACTCCAGTTGGCCGTGGTGGGAAAGGAGTATGTGAAGAACATCCAAAGCAAGGCGCTCCGGGAAATCCGGGATTCGGCTGATCCACTTTTCCACCACGGAGTGCCCCTTAACGATGTGCCCCTGGAACTTTCCCTCGAGGGTGTAGCGAAAATCTCCCGCAACCTCGTACTCCAGGACCTTTCCTATGTCGTGAAGGAGCGCTCCTGCCGTGAGGAGACCCCGGTGGAGCCAGGGTGCCACGGCAACAGCCGCGTGGGCCAGCCTGCAGACGTTTAAACTGTGCTCGGCCAGCCCTCCGATACGTGCGTGATGCATGGAAATGGCGGCTGGACAGGTAAAGAACGCGTCCGAGATTTTCCTGTCCTGAAGCATGGCCTCCATTAGTGTCTTGAGCGCCGGTTCTTCTATTCCTTCAACAAAGTGATTGAAGTCCTCCCGCAGCTGTTTCTCGGAGGCGCTGGTGGAAGGATAAATACTCCTCGGATCAACCGGTTGGGCCACTTTGGAGATCTCTTCAACGATAAGCTGGATCTTCTCCTGATAGCGCTGGGCCGATCCTTTCACCTGGACCGGGTCCCCTTCCAGAAACCCGGGAAGGGAGCTCATCTCCATATCCCAGACGCGGCCGTCCCAGGTTCCCTCGGAGGTCCCGAGTATCACTGTGAGGTAGGGTTTGCCCGCTTTGGTCCGCCTCTCGTCGATCCCCTTGAGGAGGAAGATGCGGTCGAAAGTTTCGTTGGGTTCAAAAGTGATAGTCATGGGTTTTTCAATCCATATTCAGAATTCAAAATTAAAAACGTCTTCCTCTGCGCCCTTCGCGAACTCTGCGTTCAATTTGCTTTTGATCTTGTTCTGGATTCTGGATTCTGCCTTTTCCATATATCGGGAATTCCTGTTAGCCACTCTTTTCAGAGTGATGCCAACAGGAATTTCTGTCAAGCGTCCCTGCCATGAAGGGATCCACTGATGGATAGAACCATGGCAACATGCCGGGCAAAGAACTCCAGCATGGTCACTGTCTCGGGGGGTATTGGACGATGAGTGTGCTTCCTGTCCGCACCGATAACACCGATCACCTGTCCCAGATGGTTGATAAGCGGCACAACAACGAAGATCGTGGAACGGATAGCCGCAATCTTGCTGTAGGGGGAAGCCAATCGAAGTTCCTTGGGAACCGATCCCCTGCCGTCGAAAAAAATAGTTCTGCCCTCCCTGAAAGCCATGGATATGGCTCCTCCCCTCTCATCTATGGGAACCTGGATATCCTCCTGTGGATAATCCTCAATACCCACAGAGGTAAAACACTGGAGCATTCCCCGCTCTTCATCCGGGAGGAACAGGTTCAGCCGATCAAGTTCGAACATATCCTTGGCCATGATCTCGTGAGCGCCCTGTATGACCCCGGAGATATCCCCACTTGCGAGGAATGTTTTACTTAGTTCATGCTGGAGTTCGTGAAGCCGCATCAGGTGCCGGTTACTCTCAGACAGACCCAGGTTGCTCCTGCCAAGATCCCGGCGCAACCGAAGGAGTTCCAGTTCCATCTCAACCGAATCCATGAGTGCCGAGAGGATCTCCACCTGCTCCTCCAGAAGAACAGCCTCCTTTACCGGAAAGGCCAGTACCAGGGTAACCGAGGATTGATTCTCGTGACACCGGACGAAATGTCTGGACTCTACATCGCCTTGTTGTGGTAGCCGCTTGGAGGTCCTGGCCCCGTCACTTTCACAGCCGGGATCAATTCCCTGCTCCAGGACCCAATTGGTAACATGTTTCGGTGGTTCTCCGAAGGTTTTGGTTATTAGCTCCGACCGGTCAGGGGAGCGCCTGTGCAGAAGGAAAAGCCATGCCGGTTCGCAAACAGAGTGGACGCTGTCGAAAACCTTTTCATACACAGGATCGTATTCATCAATTCCGCGGACCTCTATGAGGAAACGGTGGAGGAGGTTGATCTCCGCCAGACGCATCTCCTTCTCGGCATTGGCTTTTTCCAGGGCAGCCGTATACCTTCTGACCTCATCATGGGTGGAGGACAGTTCACGCGACAGTCTCTCGGAACGCTGTTTTTCGGTAACGGAGCGAAGCCCGATGACCCTGAGTGTGATGGCAAGGAACCAGAGAAGAAGGATACGGACCACAAAGTCGAACCAGTGCGCTTCCCTGAAAGTCTGCCCAACAGCAGCGATGTCTACCAGGGTCGCAACGCCGGCGATCATGAAAGTTTGTGTCCAGGAGTGATAAGGCGCCCTCAAGGCCACCATAAAAAACAGGAGGAGATGCATCTCGCTCTGGGCACCTCCGGAAAGAGCAATGAGTAAGCCCACAAAAAGCATATCCCCGATCACGAAGACCGGGCTCTCCCTGGGAAGGCTCTGCCAATTCTGCTCCCAAACGAAAATGGTAGTAGCGTAGAGCAGGAAGCCAATAATCAGAAAGTGGAGATTGGTGGGATCGGGAGAAGGCTTCC
Above is a genomic segment from bacterium containing:
- a CDS encoding HD domain-containing protein, encoding MTITFEPNETFDRIFLLKGIDERRTKAGKPYLTVILGTSEGTWDGRVWDMEMSSLPGFLEGDPVQVKGSAQRYQEKIQLIVEEISKVAQPVDPRSIYPSTSASEKQLREDFNHFVEGIEEPALKTLMEAMLQDRKISDAFFTCPAAISMHHARIGGLAEHSLNVCRLAHAAVAVAPWLHRGLLTAGALLHDIGKVLEYEVAGDFRYTLEGKFQGHIVKGHSVVEKWISRIPDFPERLALDVLHILLSHHGQLEFGSPKTPVTAEALVVHFADDLDAKLDMVKSAGEEPGTEEAFVRGLRRSFLYRNDRPDTETRRPGDTENGGEEQEQGAGRRAQGEEDQDTGTRGRGDTGKSDGQEELF
- a CDS encoding GAF domain-containing protein produces the protein MSGFFTPHLQRFMLRILFGAGAFLWIELGKPSPDPTNLHFLIIGFLLYATTIFVWEQNWQSLPRESPVFVIGDMLFVGLLIALSGGAQSEMHLLLFFMVALRAPYHSWTQTFMIAGVATLVDIAAVGQTFREAHWFDFVVRILLLWFLAITLRVIGLRSVTEKQRSERLSRELSSTHDEVRRYTAALEKANAEKEMRLAEINLLHRFLIEVRGIDEYDPVYEKVFDSVHSVCEPAWLFLLHRRSPDRSELITKTFGEPPKHVTNWVLEQGIDPGCESDGARTSKRLPQQGDVESRHFVRCHENQSSVTLVLAFPVKEAVLLEEQVEILSALMDSVEMELELLRLRRDLGRSNLGLSESNRHLMRLHELQHELSKTFLASGDISGVIQGAHEIMAKDMFELDRLNLFLPDEERGMLQCFTSVGIEDYPQEDIQVPIDERGGAISMAFREGRTIFFDGRGSVPKELRLASPYSKIAAIRSTIFVVVPLINHLGQVIGVIGADRKHTHRPIPPETVTMLEFFARHVAMVLSISGSLHGRDA
- the ispD gene encoding 2-C-methyl-D-erythritol 4-phosphate cytidylyltransferase, with translation MLGRVYTIVPAGGSAIRMGLGYSKAYVDVAGKPLIAMTIESLLASPFIDRLTVAVRPNEVALAGGEIVEKLGLADKVKVIAGGEKRQQTADILVAAAPPERDLVLIHDGARPLVSAKLIHEVLEAAAKWGAAIAAIPITDTLKESIDGGETVSGTVDRTRLYRAQTPQAFHRDLIVSAHRRARKERWEVTDDASLIEQMGHEVRIVPGEERNIKITTLDDLELVRGIIQIQGSTP